A single region of the Leptolyngbya sp. 'hensonii' genome encodes:
- the hisI gene encoding phosphoribosyl-AMP cyclohydrolase, with protein sequence MNQTFLWIEQLKFNEQGLIPAIAQDYLDNTVLMMAWMNRESIHRTLETGEAHYWSRSRAELWHKGATSGHIQKVKAFYYDCDADTLLLKIEQVGNVACHTGARSCFFNSVSLSTK encoded by the coding sequence ATGAATCAAACTTTTTTGTGGATAGAACAGCTTAAGTTTAACGAACAGGGCTTGATTCCAGCGATCGCCCAAGATTATCTGGACAATACCGTCTTGATGATGGCATGGATGAACCGTGAATCGATTCATCGAACCTTAGAAACAGGAGAAGCCCATTACTGGAGCCGATCGCGTGCAGAACTGTGGCATAAAGGGGCAACGTCTGGACATATTCAGAAAGTCAAAGCGTTTTATTACGACTGTGACGCCGATACGCTTCTATTAAAAATTGAGCAGGTGGGCAATGTTGCCTGCCATACGGGAGCCAGAAGTTGTTTCTTTAATTCAGTTTCACTTTCAACAAAGTAA